The Lycium barbarum isolate Lr01 chromosome 11, ASM1917538v2, whole genome shotgun sequence genome contains the following window.
ctaccgttggaaagctatttcaaagatctacaactttcatgaaggaagtttttccaaattcgtaACAAATTtgcatgaaaatcgcccagacgacagacctaccaaaacttaggcgaatttaagaggccttaacaacttcactagttggtttgacttcaaaatgaccatcttccacccgaattcatcaagaatggattcatatagatataatatcatcttaatattagatttttacacattcacacctagttcaagtttacggggtgttacagttggtctgagatatgatatattgcatacaacgacACTTGTATGCgacagaccaataaattatgataaattctcccctcataattGGTTCCGGTCCaagaactagatatttccatctaatAGATTTTaatgtgtggtatatgattaatgaATCTACCACATGCCCACAAATGGATTTTCCCAAATGAAATGGGGATATATGTTAGTTTATCTAACATGAGGGGGAGataataagcagctaagaaacttgttgtgaattatcatcagtatgatcctcattcaaaagATAATTCAAGTTAAATTCCAGAAGtatttgctgacccaaaattaatCTCATATTTCAGCTGCAAATGCTCCTATTGACGACTTTGATGGACAAATTGTACAACATGCATGCAGCATGGTAGACGAATCGGTTCCAAatgtaataatccttgaaaaaggaaAGGAGTAAATGATCAGAATGATCATAATaaagaggcaatgtgctcttgaagagcctatgacataacacttcatgaaaccttatgggaggttcaggtacctgaaaataatgaagtgatgagatctcagtaagttatgtcgaattgcgaaccgatacaaatgatatatcgtcgaTGATATCTTTGATATTATGTAGCGCGCAATAtagtataaggttgtgaggatcagaattctacgtctcttaaagcatgttgacgtataaataattaccaagtgaaatgatgcatcttggtaagcgaTTGGACATGTAGTCCAAACAGTCCAAACATCAGAAGATGTCACAATTTGTACTAATGGAAGCTGTCACAGCCTATATGgtttacttgacaaaatttatatgaacatttctgaaggattcaaaatgcctaaagcatatacaaattcttgagaaacttgtttataatgcttaaatggattaaatgaatcaaggttgttaggctgatgtactgaaatcgccttaatgaatattcattaaCGAAGGATACAAATATGACCATATTTACCCTTGTCTCTGTATGATAATCAGATTTTTTCATATTGTTGTGCAAGTTGATGATggcttgaatattattggagctcttAAAGAGTTTTTAAAATCAGTAGAATATCTgctaaaagaagttgaaatgaaaaAATTGAATTGGTCCTAAAGTACCATATCTTtgtgcaattgatgcatttatatatcctGCTATAACTATGAGCAAGATATCGTTTCACTCTTATACAAAGATATTGAAATAAGATCAattgcatattgcaaatgaaagccctgatatgaatatgtttatcctaacaaatattgtcTAGTGTTTTGGATATACAGGGCATTCATCTGATCGATATAAGAGTTCGATCCAGATATGCtatctatttccatgaaggattactGTCATATCAAGTTGTTTTACATCACAGTCAAATTATAGAAAGATAACAACGGTTTATGAAGCAAGTCAAGAATGTACTTGGcaatgatgcaactctatctaagGAATGAAGATGCAGATGATCGACTAgttcgtcaaatgatcatttgacagatCTGATAAAAAAGGCTCTACCAACCTCAACATATGATAGGTTGGTATACAAGATCGGAGTACACCATCTTCAAGAATTATATGATGTTTTAGTCAGGGGGAGTAAATACGCGCTGTACTCTTTTTACCTTAACTAaagttttgtcccatttgggttttcgtggtaaggtttttaatgaggcaactttCAAAGTGTAtaactagatatgtgtactctttttccttcactaggactTTTTTCCCACAGGATTTTTTCtggtaaggttttaacgaggcacatcatctattaatggatatCCAAGGAGGAGTGTTGTAAATATATCATTGATGGATGTCCACCACGTAAACTTGGCCACCAAGTTTATACATGAGTGTCTTGGCCATCAAGTACTATTTTCTCTATAAATAGTAGTTGGTTTGtattgaaatagaggagaaaGCAATACACACAGAGAATAAGAAAGCTTCCTTCATATCTTATATTTGTCCTTACTACTTTAGTGCACTGCTTTTATTATATAACACATTTAATATAGAACATATCTTAATTTTATCATCTATTACAGTTTGGAGTTATTCATAGCCTTGTCGTTCATAAACAATGTAATATTGCTCATCATTTTAATAGAATTCTAGTGTGATATGTCAAAAAAAACTTGAAGAGAAAAGTATAAGAGGTTGTTTGGATGGAATTATAATTTATGACTTATAAGCATAAGTTATAAATTAGAAATCCTAACTTATGGGCTTTTGATTTATATTTGTTACTTTGACAAGAAGTACATAAATTATTCTTTTATCTTGCTCAAACACAAAAAATATGCttaaagcacctaaaataagtcaatctAAACAGGCTCTAAATTTGTTCCTCTAGCTTTAACTATAGGGAAATCTACATGGTATAGAAAACATTAGGGCTTATTTATAATTAGTAGCTATACTTTGCCCAAATTACATCTCATAGCTAAATTTTGTATGTCAATTACACAAGGTAACTAACTTAAAACCCATTTCCTCTTATTTCATTGTATCAATAGTTTCCCTCAACTCTCTCACCACTGCCTCCTCCACCACTGCCGCTTTTTCTCTCTCCGACGCCGCCGACCACCATGGCGATTTTCGACGACTTCCACCGCCGTCACCATTTCTGTCTCTAAATACAGTGATTGCAGATCTGTTGCTTTCTCCATTCCAAGATTAGATCTATTGATGAATTGGAGTTTTTTATTCGAATTTGTTGAGTTTAATTGTAATTTGATGCTAAAGTTAAATTTCATAATATTTCATCTTCAAAGGCAACTTAAAACAATTACTTTCGGAACGGATGGAGTATTTTCGAAAATATTTATGTTGTACCAAGAGATTGAAAAATTAAACTATAGAAGCTACACAAACTTGGTCTTATGAAACAATGAAAAACAGGTGGCTCTATTTTGTTGAAGCTTCGGTAAGTGGTATAATAGATTTTGGTGGCTCCGTTTTGTTGAAGATCTGGCCGGATTTTATGTATTTTTTAATACACTTTATTGTCTAGATCTGACTGGAATGAATACAGTGAATTGgaagtgtattttatttcttatatCTCAGATTTGAGTGTATTTTGAGAGTATCCGTTTTTTTCTAGTGTAAAATACCATGTTTCTTGGTATTTTTCGCCTGTATTTCGAAGATCTTTTTTGTATATAAATGAATATAGTGaatttgaagtgtatacaaatgaatacggtgaattttatttcttgtattcagtttttgagtgtattcgttaattttttcACTGCAAAATTCAGTGTTTTGGGGTGTATTTTGGAGgatatttttttgtatacaaccgattttaaatataataaagtgaatacagtgtaaaagtagctacaaatgaatacagttgagttaaatacatttgacttgaatacaacttagTTGAATACATCTGACTTGAATACAGCGAAATCTGAACTTGAATACAGCGAAATCTGACTCAGCCGAATTTTCAATAAAATctgaattttgaatacaatctactgtagcgCGCGAATGCAATctactgtagctacgaaatgtaattagctaaaGTGTAGCTATGCTAAAAATAAAACCCTCAAAATGTAATCATTTATGTAAGTTGCCCTTAACTATATTCTAAAGTTATCATTTGTTATATTTAGGCCTGGGCGTCGAGCTGAGCCTAACCGAGTTGAGTATATACCAAGCCGAGCTCGAGCCGAGCCCTAGTCGAGCTCATTGAGCTTTTCTACATTTTGACCCATCCGAGCTGAGGCCAGCTGACTCTTTTctattaaataaaatatataatttaaGGAAGTCTATGATGGTGATTAACAGCTATCATAAAAAATAACATTTACATTATTAAGTCAAGAATATGATAATTTTAGCTGTAATGAATTGTTAAAAATAACATTCATATTAAACTAAAAATATGATTTAAGGAAGTGTATGATCGTGATTAAATAagctatatattattaaaaaagcTTTTGCATTATTACGTCAAGAACATGATTATTTTAGTTGTTAACTAAGAATGATTACGTTAAAAATAATATTCAATTTATATTTCTTGTAAACTTTATTCACCTAATTAAAACTTATAGATCTCACGACATTTACTCAATAATCAAAGAAAATTATGGCCATCATAATAAAAGGATAGCAAAGGATTATAAGTTGGCAGagaatgaaaaattattttctaattgtagaaagaaaaaaaaaaaaaaaaagagatgaaaTACCATTAGATTTCTTAATAATCGAATCAAACTGAAAACAACCAAATAGAtaaatgtaacacctcgtacctccaAACTAAGTTACATTCACGATTCGACATTTAGAAACCAAGACTGAAGTATTGGAATTGGGAATTTACCTTGGAACGGTAAAAGTATGAGTTTCGTCAaaatgtacgggccgtacttatAGGACGTACTTCACCGGGGAGAAATCAAAACCGCTGGAATTTGGCATTCCAGGTACGGCCTgaatgtacgggccgtacttcttgcccgtacaatttatatgggacgtactttaaagtacgggccgtacttatCATCTCGTACCTCACCAGCAAAAAATCATGATTTCTGAAATTTGACACATGAGGTACGCCTAGATTGTACGGGacgtacaatattgtacgggtGTACTTGTTGCCCGTACTTTCCCCGCTTCAGAAAATAGTATAAATTCGGGACTTCagtttttaatcccacttttcaTATTCTCAAGCCCTAGCATGAAGTTCTTCTCCTCCCACCATTAGAATTACATCAAGTTAAGTCTATTCTAAGCatcccaagtgaattctaacatatatccatgATTACTAAATAGGAAttcattgttcctaacctagggttttcaagaaaacccatcacaaggattcaagattaaaccttttgggattcttctcaagttCAGACCATTAGTTACAAGTTCTGGAGCAttaacaggtatgtagggtttctatttacgtgtgggaacatcattgttcttccccacgccacgttcttccatgattatacaaaAGTTCATCAAAGACTAGGGTTTTAGACacattcatgataaccctaagtacatgtaccatgatataccatgtttatATTATTAATTCGTTATGGTGTTCTTAATATTCCATTCCGGTTATTGAGAATCTattcgtaatccatgaaaacccatactttgcattccacgGGGTCTTAGATGAAAGATATGAACTATAATGCTTATtttcaaggaagtctatatgatATCCATGTTTTCATGCAAGTTATACTATATACTTATGTTCATACTATATTATAATCACGAACCATGTAAACAAGCCATATTTATGAATCAAGTATATAAGCCATGTTTACGAACCATGTTACAAGTCATATCATGAAAATCATGGGCTATTAAGCCAACTATAACCATGTTCATGTCCATGTTTTTGGAAGTAGCTTAGATGTACCGAGAAGACTCAGATAGCCTGACACTACGTGCTCTAGCGCAGGGTAAGGGTCGATTCGCCCAAATTAGGACAACACCTTCAAACAGTTGAATTGGATCCATTTCACGTCATGCTCATGtctcataccctggcaaggtatgggattGCTCTGCTGGTCGGACCAGGTACCAGACTCCGGGCTTCGCGTGGTGATTCCATGTTGTCGGTTACACTGACTCTCCacagatatatatacatacatataagtactaaaaatgttttactcatgttacagTATAACCATGCCAgatgatgctcatgttcatgtccagctTACAGTTTCAGCTTCAGATTCCTTTATGTATCCATGTTATTGAATTGGGCTGCCCATTACCTGAGCACCCCACTTACATTTCTTTCATTCAGTTTCAGTTACATCTattattatttcatgtgtcatgctttgttatttcattcagttgctttacgtaTCAGTATAATCaagtgtactgacgtccccttttattgcctgaaagcctgcatttcacgatgcagatttacaggacaACGGATCAGCTCGTTAGGACTTTGCTCGTATCAGGCTATTGGTAAGCCCCATTCtattcggggtgttatctttaTTTTACTTTCATGTTAGTTATGCAGTTAAAGTAtaccgggggccttgtcccggtaaactgTTTAGCAGTCCGACTCATGTTtttggtttcatagactagactagtcagttatgtcatgtcagatattcAGTTGCGTAAGCCTTGTTGGCTACACCCCTATAttttatttccacattcatgatatactccctccgtcccaaaaagattatcttagtttgacttggcacaaagtttaaaaaacaaaggaagacttttgaaatattTGGTCCAAAACAAGGCTTAGAtatttatgtggctgtaaatcatctcataaagttaaattgtttttaaatatagaaaggtgtcaatctttttgagacagactaaaaaggaaagaaagacaatctttttgggatggagggagtaatatattTTCAGGCTTATGACTATTGATTCCATGTTTTTCACAAACCATGCATGTTTAATTTATATTTCGCAACAGTATACGTCCCATGTTGACTCTGCAAGCCacgtggttcgctcggtcacatacagcaaggcaccgagtgccgtgttacgtccatgccatggttcggggcgtgacaataaatatgtattatatttggtttgatttgatttcaaTAATTGAAAAATCAACTAAattgatttgattttgattttaaccaaatcgactcaaaccgaaccatgaataCTCCTACTCATATGATATAGTAGGCTTAAGTTACATTGACCGAGCCGAGCGAAAATTTAACTTAAATCAAGTTGAGTCTGGCCACACTTTGTTTCAAAACGAGCTGAGCCGAGCTAATAATAGACATAATTAAATATAATTGAGGAtttaatttataattaaaataccTAGTATAGTAAAAGTATACTGATCCTTTTCCACTGCGCGTATAAAACTCACGTTTCAAATGACTTCTTGCTAAAATACGGTTATCAGTTAAACACATCAtataacctttctttctttcaatttatgtgatactttttttTGCTTTAAGATTTTCCAACTTCTTAATTTTAATTATATACTTAGAcataaaaaaatttaattaaaaataattttaaaaaattattaatacAAAATATGCGACGTATGAAAAATTACAACAAAAATatcagtggcggatccagaatttttaAATAGTGAgtgctcaatttttttttaatctgaaaATTGTTATTAAGACTGGCTGCTCAGTTAATGTATTTATATGGATTACTAGCTTTCTTATGTAACTAATAGTGTTTGGCTCTAAAAGCAATGGGTGCTCAAGCTCCCATAGACCATAGAGTAGATCCGCCACTGAAAAATATAATTCGATTGACTCAAAATTCGGACATCGAATatattactatataatataagagggaatgtgaggacttttgtagtcctcacaagagtttctcaaatttttaaaaactttttaattaattacttttatgtcttaattttatttatttaagtaaatttttttattttttatttttaaggtctacttttcaaaagctatcgaacctggagacttttgtagtcctcacaataatttctaatttttttaaaaaaaaattaattaattacttttaggtcctaatcttatttatttaagtcaatttttttattttttatttttaaggtctacttttcaaaagctatcgaaccttctacctcatttttcatgttctttgattttctggttcgtgctcgatatccgcatttaagcccaattaatctagataattagcactgtatcgcgcctattcggagggaacgcttcctccaaagattttttccatatccatgttcgaacccctaatccctaattaagagaggagcagcttcatccgctgcacaagttaaattatgtatttgtcttaaaagttcattaactatgtatagattatttatttagaactaaataacttcagaaaattaggatacataagttataaatgtcaaattctggctccgcatttgatttgaagtaaataattttatcaaaatggaagttaaaatattaaagcagtggaatgaaaattttgcttttatataattacccacttatgagactacaatgggtatatggttgttgttgttgttattgtacacttgtactaacacatattatatttttttagttaaaatatctacttttatatcttgagtttgagcccgaacttagcacgggcctcacataactagtattgGGAAGAAGGGAGTAATATGAAACAGCAGAAGTTTAAAAGAAAGTGAAACTCAAAAAGGAAAGTAACTTGTTTAATAGGCTGAAATGACGTAATACGTGACAAAAGAACGtggcaagaaaggaaaagaaattaaaatgcaACCATAAATGATCTTACCAGGAAATACACTTAAAATAAACTCCCCAAGTTCTAGAAACACACGTGTGAAATGGTAGGCCCTCAAGTCTCTTTTTCATCAAGATAAAAATCCTATATATAAAACCCAGCAGAGAACAGAACattacaaacaaacaaacaaatatTTCCCTCTACCTTAGATTCAAGCATAAACCTACAGAGAAACGAAACTGAACTCATCACGCAAAACAAACATGCAGGAAACCGGAGAAGATGGTTATTTATGCCCCAGCTTTAATAATTTTGGATATTTAGCAGAAATGGCTGCTAAAATCTCCGATGAATTTCAGTCATCGGAGAACAATAGCTTTGACGGAGATAACAGTGGCGACGAAGATTTTGAATTCTCTTTAGTCAGTGAAAATCCTGATACCACGGAATTCATCTACAACGACGGCCAAACTAAATTCCAGTCAATTTTCCCTGTTTTCAACCGCGATCTATTACTAACCCCTGATGAGGATTCTAAGAAAGTTAACGATGATAAGTCTGCTAGTTCAATTCGTATTCCTTTGAAGAATTTATTTCTTGAAGAACAGGAATCATCGACTTCGTCGGAGGCCGATGAATTGGAGACGATACCTGAGGGAACATATTGTGTGTGGAAGCCGAAGATCACTGAGCCGTCACCGGGAAAATGTAAGAAGAGTAAATCAACAGGATCGGCGTCGAAACGGTGGCCTAGGATTCGAGATTTGTTACGGAGGAGTAATAGCGACGGGAAGGATAGTTTCGTATTTCTCCCACCGAAAAAGTCGATAGAAAATAACAACATACCTCGTACAATCTCACAAGTGAATTCTGCAGAGAATAACGTATATGCAAACCTTACTCTCATCTTGAGAGATAGCGAGACTATTTCAGATAAACTCTCGGCTCAAAGAAAAACAAACCAAATCAGTCAAGAAAAGGAAAAGGGGATAAAAGACAAAACAGGAAAAGCAAAGCTGGCCGGAAAATTGAAGGGGTCACCAGCGCCGGCGGCTACTCAACAGGCACTTTATTATGTACGAAATAGAGAGGGTAAAGAAGTTGATAAAAATAGGAGAAAATCGTATTTACCGTACAGGCGAGATTTAATAGGATTTTTCGCCATTGGTTTGAGTAGACCATTCTAACACCATGTAAATGCCTCTAGTAATCGATTATTATCGATTTTTTTGTACTACTAGGTGATTTTACAAACCAGCCATTTCACTATGTATGTTggttttttaattctcaattctTAAATGAAATTTTTTTGACTAGTAATATTTTATAATGGTTCATTAGTACTGCATTTTCTTGAGAGGTTACTGCAAATTGTGGTCGTCTTTAATCTTTTGACTGTAGATCAAATATGGAATTTTGATACTTCATTGATTACAAACTCATACTTGGAGAACAGCACGCGAATCATGAGCGAAATAAGCTTCGTGTTGTTTTAGAAATGGATGGAATGTACTCCGGGGCGAATTTGTGTGTAAATTTTGGGTCATGTGAACACATGATTACTCGACTAATctcgatatattatgtatataattctgaaaatatatctaatattaactaagTGAACACATTGTCATAATGGGTTGAGTGGAGCACTAGTCAAGGGTTATCTTTGTATTCTCAAGGTCATGGGTTCAATCCCCAACTCGGgtagtttttttaatttttgctatTATTTTCTAAAGCTACCTTTTTAccttcctttttatattattactcaagtaaaaatatatttttacttCATATTGCATCATATACTTTTCTTTCCTTTAATTCTAATTATACCAAGTCCcaaaaagtgttaaaaaaaaaaaaaaaaaaaaaaaaaaaaaaactccatggCTGCACTGCAACGATGAACTCATGAGTCATGACAATCAAAAAACTTAGAAACCCATAGTTGATAGCTAAGCTGCAAGCCAACAATGAACCTATCAAAATCCATCAAGTAAACTTAGTGTCCCAAATTTCAAAAGGCAAAATCTATTCTTCATTCCCATATTTATTCTCTGTAATAATATTATTCTCTAATCCCAAAACAAAATATTTCAGAACAACAAGGTGTCCGGTAAGTCTTGAATTCGAATTTCAAACACCCTTTTGGTCTTTTTATtgatttttgaatttgaatttctgaattttattagtttttttgagtttttgatttTTGGGGTTTATGGGTTTTAAGGAATTGAAAATTTTTCAATTTTAGGTTGGACTCATCATTTTGTTTCGAAGGAGAAGTATCATTTGCACTGCGACCGTAAAGTTTTGGACCTCTTGGATCGTATTTGCACTAAATTTCGAGCTCTATAGACGGTAATGAACACTTCTCTATAATTTTGAATGCGAAAGGGATGTGATTCCTCTAATTTATTATAAATGTGGAAGGTGTGATTCCCTTATATTTGAATGCGAAAGGTTGTAATTTCTCTattttattataaatttggaAGGGTGTGATTCTCTTATTTTTGAAATGCGAAAGGGGTGCGATTCCTCTATTTTATTACAAATTTGGAAGGGTGTGATTCCCTTATTGTTGAATGCGAAAGGGGTGTGATTCCTCTATGTTATTACAAATTTGGAAGGGTGTGATACCCTTAATTAATTATCTTTTGCTCAGGAAGTCGATGTCCCCATAAAAAATTATATCTTATCTTAAAGCAATGGTGAACCCATCCTCAtgaaatcctggattcgcctctgaATGTACTCCTTTTGTCTCAAATTATCGGTAATGATTTAAAAATAATTGTCTCGAATTATTTGTTGTTGTAAAAGTTTAAGACACAATAAATTATTTTTCCCCATTTTACtaaaattttgtcattaatggagataACTTACAATAAAGTAAAtgttatagataaatattatttattatggatgtctatttttaggagaaaaattagggttagtgactttgAGATCAAGTCAGTTTTTCCTTATAAATATAGAAATTTCCTTCATTGTAAAATTAtccctcaaaagaaataaaagaattctcCTTTTTTCTCTGCCTTTCATTATAATATTCTTCTTctgatttattattttataacacgttattagCACGAATCTCTAACCAATTGAGGGTTATCTGCTTCAGTCAGGTACTATATCttcttcctaaaaaaaaaaaaaaaaactcaatttttCTT
Protein-coding sequences here:
- the LOC132616996 gene encoding uncharacterized protein LOC132616996, producing MQETGEDGYLCPSFNNFGYLAEMAAKISDEFQSSENNSFDGDNSGDEDFEFSLVSENPDTTEFIYNDGQTKFQSIFPVFNRDLLLTPDEDSKKVNDDKSASSIRIPLKNLFLEEQESSTSSEADELETIPEGTYCVWKPKITEPSPGKCKKSKSTGSASKRWPRIRDLLRRSNSDGKDSFVFLPPKKSIENNNIPRTISQVNSAENNVYANLTLILRDSETISDKLSAQRKTNQISQEKEKGIKDKTGKAKLAGKLKGSPAPAATQQALYYVRNREGKEVDKNRRKSYLPYRRDLIGFFAIGLSRPF